From Vitis vinifera cultivar Pinot Noir 40024 chromosome 14, ASM3070453v1, a single genomic window includes:
- the LOC100242647 gene encoding pentatricopeptide repeat-containing protein At2g22070 produces the protein MIGQLGFSRTFLGRKRSFPMKFFDEGVKLFQCVGDRDVVTWNVLVMGFVQNDKFEEACNYFWVMRREGILPDEASFSTVLHSSASLAALHQGTAIHDQIIKLGYVKNMCILGSLITMYAKCGSLVDAYQVFEGIEDHNVISWTAMISAYQLHGCANQVIELFEHMLSEGIEPSHVTFVCVLSACSHTGRVEEGLAHFNSMKKIHDMNPGPEHYACMVDLLGRAGWLDEAKRFIESMPMKPTPSVWGALLGACRKYGNLKMGREAAERLFEMEPYNPGNYVLLANMCTRSGRLEEANEVRRLMGVNGVRKEPGCSWIDVKNMTFVFTAHDRSHSSSDEIYKMLEKLEKLVKKKGYVAETEFVTNHLEENEEEQGLWYHSEKLALAFGLLTLPIDSPIRIKKNLRTCGHCHTVMKLASKIFDREIIVRDINRFHRFADGFCSCGDYW, from the exons ATGATAGGGCAGTTGGGGTTTTCAAGGACGTTCTTAGGGAGAAAACGGTCATTCCCAATGAA GTTCTTTGATGAAGGTGTCAAGCTGTTTCAGTGTGTGGGGGATAGAGATGTTGTAACATGGAATGTACTGGTTATGGGGTTTGTCCAAAATGACAAATTTGAAGAAGCGTGCAATTATTTTTGGGTCATGAGGAGGGAAGGGATTTTACCTGATGAGGCCTCATTCTctactgttcttcattcttccgCTAGTCTGGCTGCATTACATCAAGGCACTGCAATCCATGATCAGATAATAAAATTAGGGTATGTGAAGAATATGTGCATTTTGGGATCTTTAATTACAATGTATGCAAAATGTGGGAGCCTGGTTGATGCTTATCAAGTCTTTGAAGGGATTGAGGATCACAATGTGATCAGTTGGACAGCCATGATCTCAGCTTACCAGCTGCATGGCTGTGCAAACCAAGTGATTGAATTGTTTGAGCATATGCTAAGTGAGGGGATTGAACCGAGTCATGTTACTTTTGTCTGTGTTCTATCAGCTTGTAGCCATACTGGGCGTGTTGAAGAGGGACTTGCTCACTTCAATTCCATGAAGAAAATTCATGATATGAACCCTGGGCCCGAACACTACGCCTGCATGGTTGACTTGCTTGGTCGTGCTGGTTGGTTGGATGAAGCTAAGAGGTTTATAGAATCAATGCCAATGAAGCCCACCCCATCTGTCTGGGGAGCTCTGCTTGGGGCTTGCAGGAAATACGGCAATCTGAAAATGGGAAGAGAAGCTGCAGAGAGACTTTTTGAGATGGAGCCATATAATCCGGGAAACTACGTGCTGCTTGCTAACATGTGCACACGCAGTGGAAGGCTGGAAGAAGCTAATGAGGTGAGGAGATTGATGGGTGTCAATGGGGTAAGAAAGGAACCTGGCTGTAGCTGGATTGATGTTAAGAACATGACATTTGTGTTCACTGCACATGATAGATCACATTCAAGTTCGGATGAGATCTATAAGATGCTAGAGAAGTTGGAGAAATTGGTGAAGAAGAAAGGGTATGTGGCTGAAACTGAATTTGTCACTAACCATCTGGAAGAGAACGAGGAGGAGCAGGGCTTGTGGTATCACAGTGAGAAACTAGCCCTTGCATTTGGACTACTAACCCTTCCTATCGATTCTCCAATTAGAATAAAGAAGAACCTGAGGACTTGTGGTCATTGTCATACAGTTATGAAACTTGCTTCAAAGATTTTTGACAGAGAGATTATTGTCAGGGATATCAATCGGTTCCACCGGTTTGCAGATGGTTTTTGTTCCTGTGGAGATTACTGGTGA